One genomic window of Ruminococcus gauvreauii includes the following:
- a CDS encoding substrate-binding domain-containing protein: MKKIKKMLAVILITILAIWLIGCGSPSKQEEQTGGAAADTAKTDEGEDGEDTGKDAEKPSGDSKGVIAYSCYNMSWEYYVTLAKGVKEAAEAAGYEYVEHDQQSDQSIMIQGCTDLLNQNIACLVLTPCKPEAAANIYKIAEEKGIPVVLADISTEAQGYLACLKSDNYDGGVLAGKYAAEKLADTDGSKKAAMITVDPSNTNIVRSDGFKDTVEAAGWQVVAELSGQSEPDIAYSCMQDIITANPDVEVVFCSNDPMAISASQAVADAGLVPGDDVHIIGYDAQTNVFEPIKNGTVLGTVAQDPYGMGSGSVEVFLKNLDGEAPEYDDEATKIIYTDQWIIDKDNAAEYE, encoded by the coding sequence ATGAAAAAAATTAAAAAAATGCTGGCGGTAATCCTGATAACGATCCTGGCGATTTGGCTCATCGGATGCGGTTCCCCGTCAAAACAGGAGGAACAGACGGGCGGCGCGGCGGCTGATACGGCAAAGACGGATGAAGGTGAGGACGGTGAAGATACAGGAAAAGATGCAGAAAAACCGTCCGGGGATTCCAAGGGAGTGATTGCGTATTCCTGCTACAACATGAGCTGGGAATATTACGTGACGCTGGCAAAGGGCGTAAAGGAGGCGGCGGAGGCAGCCGGGTATGAATACGTGGAGCACGACCAGCAGAGTGACCAGAGCATTATGATCCAGGGATGCACGGACCTTCTCAATCAGAACATCGCATGTCTTGTGCTGACTCCCTGCAAACCCGAGGCGGCTGCAAATATTTACAAGATCGCTGAGGAAAAGGGAATTCCTGTCGTGCTGGCGGATATCAGTACCGAGGCGCAGGGATACCTGGCATGCCTGAAATCGGACAATTATGACGGAGGCGTACTGGCTGGAAAGTATGCGGCGGAAAAACTGGCGGATACGGATGGTTCTAAGAAAGCCGCGATGATCACCGTGGACCCGTCCAACACGAATATTGTGCGGAGTGACGGATTCAAAGACACCGTGGAAGCGGCAGGATGGCAGGTAGTGGCAGAGCTGTCCGGACAGTCGGAACCGGATATCGCATACTCCTGCATGCAGGACATCATCACGGCAAACCCGGATGTGGAGGTCGTATTCTGCAGCAATGACCCGATGGCGATCTCGGCATCGCAGGCGGTCGCCGATGCAGGCCTCGTACCGGGGGATGATGTACATATCATCGGGTATGACGCGCAGACCAACGTATTCGAGCCGATCAAGAACGGTACGGTGCTGGGCACGGTTGCACAGGATCCGTACGGCATGGGTTCGGGGTCCGTGGAGGTGTTCCTGAAAAATCTGGACGGAGAGGCCCCGGAGTATGATGATGAGGCAACGAAGATTATCTATACGGATCAGTGGATCATTGACAAAGACAATGCGGCTGAATACGAATAA
- a CDS encoding sugar phosphate isomerase/epimerase family protein, with translation MRGFQLGICMWGFPMQGPTGVRMAAEMGFAGAEIDLGPYENGYPLSNSRIQNEYRRVSRDFGIAITSIAVELLNRYGLTNPLDTRKGMIAMEGCRRAIDAAAQMEVPVVQLPSFNDGAILDEEGFLNTCEKIRLLCEYAEDAGVVLATENALSIGDSLRMMEEVNSGRFGLMFDTQNYFLAGASDTAQYLRELAPHVVQIHLKDGYHRKLSSALLGTGESGFMETAQVIRETACSEWLLLENYYNQEPLSRLDADQFEIVKKDVEIVKRIFEL, from the coding sequence ATGAGAGGATTTCAACTGGGAATCTGCATGTGGGGATTTCCTATGCAGGGACCGACCGGAGTGCGGATGGCGGCGGAAATGGGATTTGCGGGCGCGGAGATCGATCTGGGGCCGTATGAGAACGGATACCCGCTGTCGAATTCACGGATTCAGAATGAATATCGGAGGGTGAGCCGGGATTTTGGGATTGCGATCACGTCGATCGCAGTCGAGCTTCTGAACCGCTACGGACTCACCAATCCGCTGGACACCAGAAAGGGAATGATCGCCATGGAGGGGTGCCGGCGCGCGATCGATGCGGCGGCACAGATGGAGGTTCCTGTGGTCCAGCTCCCCAGCTTCAACGACGGGGCGATCCTGGACGAGGAGGGATTTCTGAACACGTGCGAAAAGATCCGGCTGCTGTGCGAATATGCTGAGGATGCGGGGGTTGTCCTTGCCACAGAAAACGCGCTCTCCATCGGTGACAGCCTTCGGATGATGGAGGAAGTGAACAGCGGCCGGTTTGGGCTGATGTTTGACACACAGAATTATTTCCTCGCGGGGGCATCCGACACGGCACAGTATCTGAGGGAACTGGCGCCCCATGTGGTGCAGATCCACTTAAAAGACGGGTACCACCGTAAGCTGAGCAGCGCGCTTCTCGGGACCGGTGAGAGCGGATTTATGGAAACAGCACAGGTGATCCGGGAGACGGCGTGCAGCGAATGGCTGCTTCTGGAGAATTACTACAACCAGGAGCCTTTGAGCCGGCTGGATGCGGATCAGTTTGAGATTGTAAAAAAAGATGTGGAGATAGTAAAACGAATATTTGAATTGTGA